The genome window GACTACGATACTCGCCATGGTTATCGCGGTCCTGCCGAGGTTTTATGGAAACAGAATGAAACGGCTTGGACAGCAGAGCAGATTGTCGAAAAATTGAAAAAAATGCCTGTCTATGGGCCGTTAATGCCAGCTGTCGTGACATCTGCAACGGCTTCAGAAGCACAAGTGATGTTAGCTGATGGTTCGCAAATCCCCATTACAATGACCGGAGTGCGTTGGGCGCGTAAATTTATTTCAGATACTCAGCAAGGTGCCGCGCCAAGAGCCGTAAATGCAGTGATGCAAGTGGGTGAACAAATTTGGGTTCGAAAAGTTAAAGATAACTGGTGGTTAGGGCAAGTGCCTGATGTAAATGCTGCCTTTGTTGCTTTGAATCCGAATGACGGTGCAATTATTGCGCTTGTTGGTGGGTTTGACTTCAATATGAGTGAGTTTAACCGGGTTACCCAATCATTACGCCAAGTTGGTTCGAATATTAAACCTTTCTTGTATACCGCTGCGATGGATAAAGGCCTGACATTATCATCATTACTTAATGATGTGCCGATTAGCCGTTGGGATGCGGGCGCTGGTTCTGATTGGCGTCCTAAGAATTCACCGCCTCGATATGATGGACCTATTCGTTTACGTCAAGGTTTAGGTCAATCAAAAAACGTTGTGATGGTTCGCGCAATGAGAGCCATGGGTGTGGACTATGCCGCTGATTATTTGACTCGCTTTGGTTTCCCAGCGGAAAATATTAACCGTACAGAGGCGTTAGCGCTAGGTGCGCCATCATTTACACCAATGCAAATGGTTCGTGGATATGCCGTCATGGTTAATGGTGGGTATTTGATTGACCCATACTACATTTCGAAGATCGAAAATCATAATGATGAGGTTATTTTCGAAGCTAATCCTAAAATAGCATGCCCGGATTGTACGGATATTCCGGTGATCTATGGGGATACTGAACGCACTATTGCGAGCAAAGGTATTGATGATGAATCTACCGAAGAAGTTACACAATCGGGGGATGATGCCGTCATACAAGAGCCAACAATGGAATTAACAACGGCATCTAACCTAGGCGGGAACTCCGGTGACCAATATGCGCCTCATGTGATTAATACCCCACTCGCATTCTTAATTAGGGATGCGATGATGACTAATATCTATGGTGAGCCTGGTTGGTCTGGTACGGGTTGGCGTGCAGCGAGAGACTTAGGTGGTCGGCGTGATATTGGTGGGAAAACAGGAACAACGAATAGCTCGAAAGATGCTTGGTTCTCTGGCTATGGTCCAGATGTTGTGGCTTCAGCATGGATAGGTTTTGATGACAATAGGCGTACACTAGGTCGTGGTGAAGCGGGTGCTAAAAGCGCACAGCCAATGTGGGACGACTTTATGAAGTCTATTTTGGATGGAGTACCTGTGAAAACAATGAAGCCGCCAAAAGGGGTTATTTCTGTATCCATTGATAGCCGGACAGGTAAGTTAGGTTCTTCCCGTCGTGAGTATTTTATTGAAGGAACGGAACCGAAAGAACATGCTGTACAAGAGGTAGGCACGACAATTTCTACGGAAGGTGGGGCTAGCCAAGAGCTATTTTAAAATTATTGTTGGCTAAACTCTCTCAATTAGCACCCCATTGTTGATTTAAAACATGGGGTGTTTTCTATAGAGACATTTAATATATCAGGCGATTATGTGCCAATATTAATAATTGGTTATGGAAATCACATACAGCTGATACAATAATAAGTGTTTTTACTTACTACTTTTTAAGTAACGTTCTAGATAGAAAAGTGCGCTAATATTCCGAGCTTCGTTGAAATCAGGGTGTTCCAGTAATTCCATCATTCGAGATATTGGCCATAGCTCTTGTTGTAGTGGTTCTGGCTCATCTCCTTCGAGTTTTTCGCTGTATAAGTCTTGAGCGATAAGAATGTTCATTTTACTTGAGAAGTATGATGGTGACATCGTAAGTTTGGCGAGCTGAACAATGTGATTAGCGCCATAACCTATTTCTTCTTTGAGTTCACGTTGGGCTGCTTCAATGGCGATTTCACCGGGGTCGATAGCACCTTTGGGAAAGCCTAATTCATAGCTTTCAATTCCGACAGCGTATTCGCGAATGAGGATGAGGTTATCACCCATGATAGGAACAATAAGAACCGCTTCACGTTTTTGCGGGCCGCATTCTTTCATAGACTCGTTTTTCGCCATTACTAAATTCGAGGTCAACTGATTGAATGCTGAATAATTTTGATTGAGCAACATCTTGAATATTCAAGATTTTTGGTTTTTTTAACTCTGTCATAACGATTTCCGAACAGGATGAGTGAAATCTATTGCTAAAAGCATATTTCATTGATTTACGAGACGCGTTGTACTTAGTACTGCCCGTATTTTGAAATCACCGTACAACTATGACCTATATCAAAATAAAATGATAGATATTATCGAGTCGATAAAATGCTGTTAGTATAATCGTCGTTCAAAAATAGCACGGATGAATAAATAAAAAAATTTTTTACAAGATGTTGTAATTTAAAATAAAAATCCTAAATAGAATAGGAATTGGCTTATTTTTAGAAAGCCTGATGGTTGATATGCTTTTCTTATTCATTTTTCATTGGGGAAACAATGCTGAACCATGTCATTATAACGGCTATAATTGTTATTAGCCTGACTATAATGGCTTCCTTCCTATATTTTAGGCGGGGGCGGCGTTCTGGCGTCTATCAAATACCCTCTGTAGCGTCACCATCATTTAGAAAAATGATTGATTCAGATTACCAAACCATCTCTCAGTATTTAAATTATTGCTCTGCTGTATCAATAAATTCTTCTCAACATCCATGGCAAATCAAAAAAAATTCAACAATAGCAACAATTTGCCATTCATTAACGCGTTTTTAATTTGCGCCAAGAGCAGGGAAATAGCTGGCGTTATTTTATTGATACCATTGAAGTTCAGCTCCCTTCACAGCTTGAACCGTTTTTGCAACGCCAAAATGTCATGGATATAGTAGAAACAGACCACTTACCATTGATTATTTCAATGAATAGCCATTCGCTGAAAGATTTCAGTAGTGAATGGCAAACAGGCGTACCACTCGATTCAACATGGCCTGATGCGGCTATACAAGAACGTGGTCAACATAGTATTGAACGATTGAAAGTTCGTAAAGAGACGGCAGAAGAGCATCGATTACACAACGCCACAGGTTGGCTTGGTGCCGCGATTATTTGCCTAAGTTTTTTATTTGGTTATTTAACCCTCGTCTCAATCCCGTTATTACAGGAATCGGGGTTGGTGATTACAATGATTACGTTTGTTATTGGGTTACTTGTTCTCTTTCGCTCTAGGATGTTTCCTCGAAAATATCAAGATATTCAATGTATTCACGGTCAACCAAAGCGCTGGGAGCTTTATGGCGAGCTTGATAAAAAATATTCCACAAATACCTCTATTGCGGGTATTGATTTGCACTACCCCAGCCATTGGGCGAATTATTTAAAATACGAAGAAAACCAAGCCGTTAATATTGATTTTTATACGACGGGTGAGGTGGTTAGACTCGGTAAGTATCTTTCTTTGCATGAAGAAGAACGTTATTACCCATATAAGCGGTTCAAAAAGAATGTGTTGATGTTAGTTGGGGCATTATTAACGATGGCCTTGATATTTGCATATCAAACCGATGGGGTTACCGATAAAACTGGGTTTTGCTTGGTTAGGTGGTACAGAGAAAATTAAGGTTGAGGACCCTAAGGACCTCGTTTCCCGTCAGATCAAAATTGGGGATACATTAGTTGCCCAAGGTAAAGGGATGTGTTATCGCCCACCGAATTTTAATAAAGAAAACCAAGCACAATTTGTGCCATTTGATTGTTCGGGGATTTATTGGAATGATGTAAGTTTACTGACCGAGCCTCAATCTGAGGTTGTTGAACGTTCGATATCATTGCTTGATACCGTCAAAAGCCAATTGCATCCAGATAAAAACTCGGCAGGAGTTAATCCAAGATTACAGCGCGATATTATGAAGTCAGGGATGAATATTATCTTTGATTTTTCGGCTATCATTATGGGAACAGAACAACTGTGCCATAATTCTGATAATTGCCTAAAATTAAAAAATGCGCTGACTAATCTAGGAAGTACAGAGGATTGGCCTGCTTTAGTACAGAAAGCGTCGACTGGGAAATTAAAAGGGGCCCATGTTTTATTGCGTGCGGGTAGCGCTGAGGCCTTGGAAAACATTGTGGAAGACACCATATATGATTTTATCAAAACAGAATAGAGAAAGAAGTGCGTAAAATTAATAGTCCTCCTCCTGGAGGTGTTTTATTAATTAGTGATGAAAATAAGCCTTTAGTCGATTCGATACCGGGAGCTTCTTTTAATGAGTTATCGCCATTACAGCGTTGGCAAGAATTGCAAAGGTTATCAAATCTTCTAATCAATACACCGTTCAATATTGAAGGGGTCATTACGAGTTTATCAGTAGATGCTAATGGCACATTGCAAATTGTGTTGCATGAAGAGCCCAATGCAAAAGTGGTATCTCAGTATATACGTAGTGCGATTTTTATCCTATTTTTGTTAGTGTGTGCTTTGTTAAATGGTTCGTTGATTGTGCTACGTGTTTTGAATAATAAGAAGCGTTTGCGTAATATCACAGAATATTATGATAAATGCTTTGAGGCTAATCCCCCTTCCTATCGTCGATAGTATCATCCCGAAAATAGAGGGAGCCTCTTCTTAGTTTGATTCAGACTTATGTTGAGGAGGCACCATGAATCAATCCACTATAGAACCTGTTCGCCTTGATAAATGGCTGTGGGCTGCGCGGTTTTATAAAACGCGTGCAGTCGCCCGTGAAATGATTGAAGGTGGTAAAGTTCATTATAATGGGCAAAGAACTAAGCCCGGGAAGATTGTTGAGCTACACGGAATCGTTAAGCTTCGACAAGGTAATGATGAACGGACGGTTGAAATCATGCAAATTAGTAGCCAGCGTAAAGGCGCGCCGGAAGCACAGTTGCTGTACTGTGAAACCGTAGAAAGTATTGAACAACGAGAGAAAATGGCACAAGCGCGTAAGATGAATGCACTGACGATGCCACATCCAGAGCGACGTCCAGATAAGAAAGAACGGCGTACTCTATTAAAGTTTAAACAAACAAATTCTCATGAGTCGTCTTGATGACGGCCTGAGCAACAGCCCGAGCAATAGAGAGATATTATGGCAAACCAAGACTTACTCCACCGTTTTTTATTTGAGCAACATTCCGTTCGTGGGGAAATGATCAGTGTTGATGAAACCTTTGAACATATTTTAGAAAACCATGACTACCCAACAGCGGTGAAAGGTTTGTTAGGTGAGTTACTTGTTGCTACCAGTTTATTGACGGCAACGTTGAAGTTCGATGGTGATATTACTGTCCAAATTCAAGGGGATGGGCCGGTTAATCTGGCGGTTATCAATGGTAATAATTTACAACAGATGCGTGGTGTTGCACGTGTAGATGGCCCTGTTGTGGCTGGTAGCACTCTGAAGCAGATGATTGGTAATGGTTTTATGGTGATTACCATCACACCGAATCAAGGTGAACGTTATCAAGGAATTGTGGCGATCGAAGGGGATTCTATTGAAGAAAGCATTGATGCCTATTTTCGCCAGTCAGAGCAATTGCCAACCCGTTTATTCATTCGTGTGGGTGAAGTAGATGGGAAACCAAGTGCAGGTGGCATGTTGTTGCAAGTTTTACCAGCAGCAAATGAAACAAGCCATGAGTTCTTTGACCACTTAGTGCAACTGACAGCCACAATTAAAGGCCAAGAGCTGAGTTCATTGGATGTGAAAGAGGTTTTACACCGTCTTTATCATGAAGAAGATGTCACGTTATATGACCCACAATCTGTCGAGTTTCGTTGTACTTGTTCAAGGGAGCGTTGCGAAAGTACATTAGCGACGTTACCGAAGGAAGATGTTATCGATATTTTACACAAAGATGGAAAAATTGATATGGAGTGTGAATTTTGTGGCTCACATTACGTATTTATTGAATCCGATCTTCAAGGGTTAAATAATGAGCTAAATCAGCAACTTCACTGATACGATTTAGCAACCTAATTATGTGACAAGGGTGCAATTCTGCACCCTTTTTTTATAATTTTAAAGCATTATTACGTGCTCTAAGTCTCATTATGAATTAAAAAAAATTATACATTTTCAATTCTTTGATAGCAATCGCTGTTAATTAGTCGTAAAGAATTATGATCATCCGCAGATTAATTATGTTTACCAGGAGCAATATAATGAGCGCTAAAAGCATTACCCTGAAGGAACTTGAAAAGTACGGTATTCATGATGTAGCTGAAGTGGTTTATAACCCAAGTTACGAGCTATTATTCACGGAAGAAACTAAGCCAGGACTTGAAGGTTATGAGCGTGGAACAGTAACCACTTTAGGTGCTGTTGCGGTTGATACAGGTATCTTTACTGGTCGTTCACCAAAAGATAAATATATTGTACGTGATGACGTGACTCGCGATACTGTTTGGTGGGCAGACCAAGGTAAAGGTAAAAACGACAACAAACCGATGTCACAAGAAGTTTGGGCGGATCTCAAACATTTAGTGACTGAACAACTGTCTGGTAAACGTTTGTTTATCATTGATGCATTCTGTGGTGCGAACGCCGACACTCGTCTAAAAGTACGTTTCATCACTGAAGTTGCATGGCAGGCGCATTTCGTTAAAAATATGTTCATTCGCCCATCAGATGAAGAGCTAGTGGGCTTCGAACCTGATTTCATCGTCATGAACGGCGCGAAATGTACTAACCCGAATTGGGAAGCACAAGGTTTGAATTCAGAAAACTTTGTTGCGTTCAACTTAACAGAGCGCATGCAACTGATCGGTGGCTCTTGGTATGGTGGCGAAATGAAGAAAGGTATGTTCTCTATGATGAACTACCTGCTGCCATTAAAAGGCATTGCATCTATGCACTGTTCTGCTAACGTCGGCGAAAAAGGCGATGTCGCCATTTTCTTTGGTTTATCTGGAACAGGTAAAACCACACTTTCTACCGATCCAAAACGTAAGTTAATTGGTGACGATGAACACGGTTGGGATGATGACGGCGTATTCAACTTTGAAGGCGGTTGCTACGCAAAAACTATCAACTTATCTAAAGAAGCTGAGCCAGACATCTATGGTGCTATCAAACGTGATGCGTTATTGGAAAACGTGATGGTGTTGGCAGATGGTACAGTTGATTTCAATGATGGTTCAAAAACGGAAAACACCCGTGTTTCTTATCCAATCTACCACATTGACAACATTGTAAAACCTGTTTCTAAAGCGGGCCATGCAACAAAAGTTATCTTCTTAACCGCAGATGCATTTGGTGTGTTGCCACCTGTTTCTCGTTTAACGCCTGAACAAACGCAGTACCACTTCCTATCAGGCTTTACCGCGAAATTAGCAGGGACAGAGCGTGGTGTGACGGAACCGACTCCGACATTCTCTGCATGTTTTGGCGCTGCATTCTTATCATTGCACCCAACACAATACGCTGAAGTATTAGTTAAACGTATGGAAGCGGCTGGCGCGAAAGCTTACTTAGTGAATACAGGCTGGAACGGTACAGGCAAACGTATCTCCATCAAAGATACTCGTGCCATCATCGATGCTATTTTAAGTGGTGATATCGAAAAAGCGGACATGATTAAACTGCCTGTGTTCGATTTAGAAGTCCCAACAGCATTACCGGGTGTGGATACCAATATCCTTGACCCACGTAATACTTATGCAGACAAAGCGCAGTGGGATGAAAAAGCGCAAGACTTAGCAGAACGTTTCGTGAATAACTTTGATAAGTACACGGACACGCCAGCAGGTGCTGCACTGGTGAAAGCCGGGCCAAAACTGTAATTAGTTTTGTGAATCAATAAATAATAAAGGCTCTACCAATGTAGAGCCTTTTTTGTTGTGAAAATGATTATTCTGCGGATGGTAAGTCAAACAACAGGATTTCACTATCTTCACTTGCTTTGATGGTGAGTGCTGTTTCTTGCCAAATAGCTAAACCATCGCTGGTGGTTGCTTTTTGGCCATTGATTTCCACATTCCCTTTGACGACTTGAATCCATACAACTCGCTTATCAGCGACCGCATGAGTGTGTGTTTCATTTGCAGGTAATGCCCAGCGCCACAGTTCCATATCTTGATAAACTTTTAATGAGCCATCACGTGCATCCGGTGATAGCACCAATTGCTTGCCATCTTTGGAATCGAACCGTTTTTGCTCATAACGTGGCTCAATACCCGTTCTCTCAGGAATGATCCAAATTTGGTACAGGTGTAGCTCTTCTTCATTGCTTGGGTTGTATTCAGAATGACGAATACCCGTACCCGCACTCATAATTTGGAATTCACCCGCAGGGATTTGCTCCATATTGCCCATGCTGTCTTTATGTTCGACAGTCCCATTGAGCACATAGGTCAATATTTCCATATCTTTATGGGGGTGGGTTCCAAACCCTTGGCCCGCAGTAATAAAGTCTTCGTTAATCACTCTCAGTGCAGAAAAGCCCATAAATTGCTCATCATAGTAGCTAGAGAATGAAAAAGTATGCCAACTGTCGAGCCATCCATGGTTTGCATGACCACGTTCGTTTGCTTTGCGTAAATAAATCATCGTGTTCTCTCCTGTACGGATTTCAACCTTGGTTGAACTCGCTCTAAATGTATTGATGACAGTTTAACCAATTTACACACAGAGAAAAGTAGCTCCCATTAACCATAGGATCCAAAAAATTTGAACAAGATAGGTAGTGATTGCAGAGAATTGTGGGGTAAATAAAAAAATAGCCAGCGCAAGGCTGGCTAAAGTAAACACTGGAAGCAATGTGAGCAATGTCGTACCCCCTGCAAAAGGGTGACTAAGTAACCCTATCGAGGAAGTGATGATAATGGTTATCAATATCGTTTGTAAAGCATTATTTTTAACCAAAATAATATATCTTATAATTAAAACTGCAATTATATGATTTATATGAAATTAAATATTAACCATTATTTTTCAATGGATTAAGATTTTCTGGGCATCAATACAGGAGGATACGCTTAACGGAACAATTCCGTTAAGCGTCAGGTTAAGACTGAGTGTGTTTCCAGTCTTTTTTCTATTATTCTGTAAAAGGGAGAGGCAAGCTTTCCGCACATGCAGCTGCGGAACTCCATGCCCATTGAAAATTATAACCTCCGAGCCAGCCAGTTACATCCATCACCTCACCAATAAAGTACAGGCCAGACACTTTAAGCGATTGCATGGTTTTAGACGATATTTCGTGAGTATCAACGCCACCTAATGTTACTTCAGCTGTGCGGTACCCTTCCGTTCCATTAGGTTGTACCTGCCATTGGTGTAATGTGGTGTGCAACGCTTCAATTTGAGGATGGTTAAGCTGTTTTAGCGCACATTCAGGGATTTGCCCTTGAGCTTGTAATATCTCAATTAGCCGTTTAGGTAGTATTTTTGCTAAGGTATTTTTCAACGATTGATTTGGGTGCTGGTGTTTCTCTGAAGCGATAAAATCATTTACGGCAATATCGGGAAGTAAGTTAATACTTACGTACTCACCAGGGTTCCAGTAGCTGGATATTTGCAAAATGGCTGGACCAGAAAGCCCCCGATGGGTGAATAAAATATTTTCTTTAAATACGGTGCCATTTGCTGCTGTTACCGTTGCAGGGACAGAGATGCCTGAAAGTACCTGCAATGTTTCTAAAAGGGGTTTATGTAAAGTGAAGGGCACCAGTGCTGCTCGTGTTGGAATAATAGTATGCCCAAACTGTTCCGCAAGGCGATAGCCAAAGGGGGTTGCACCTAAACCAGGCATCGATAAGCCGCCGGTTGCAACGACAAGTGAGTGGGTACTTACTTGAGAGCCGTTAATCGTGACTAAAAAACCATCATCTATTTTGTCAACGGCAGTGACCTCACTGCGTAACTTAATAGTGATATTAGGTAGGTTACACTCACTTTGCAGCATATCGACGATATCTTGTGCGCTATTATCACAAAAAAGCTGCCCTAAGGTTTTTTCATGATAAGGGATATTATATTTAGCGACTAAGGCAATAAAATCCCACTGTGTATAGCGAGCAAGTGCTGACTTACAAAAGTGCGGGTTCGTAGAAATGTAATTACTGTGCTCTGTATACATATTAGTGAAATTGCAGCGTCCGCCACCGGACATCAATATTTTCCTGCCTAATTTTTTCCCGTTATCAACCACTAGCGTTTTCAAACCGCGTTTGCCAGAGTGTGAGGCACAAAATAAACCTGCTGCGCCAGCACCTAAAATAATAACGTCGAAATTTTTCACAATAAGTGTCTCTATATATGTTTGATTTTAAGCATAATTACATTGATAACTGGGATATTTTACGTCATCTCATCGAGATTGTAATGTAAAGCTTTGAGGAAGAACTGATGAAAACTATACAGGACGTATTATAATTAGAGAAATTCGTCTAAAAAAAGCAAACAATGATTATTTTCTGGAAATATCGTTAAAAAGTTTCAAAAATTCAGAATAACCTTGATTGCTGCAATTCATTGAAATATATGGAGTAATTGCTATGAGGTACTTTTTTGATGGGTAGTTAAATCAAAAAAAGGTTAGATTTTGCTTCCACCGCCAGCGTTTGTCACTGATAATGCGCCGCGTTCATGTCCAACATATAATGGCTTAACGTCTATGCTACATCTTTTTACAGGTTTAGAATTTCATACAGGTCTATTATTAGTTCTGGCACTGTTGTTTGTGCTGATCTATGAGGCTATAAATGGCTTCCATGACACCGCTAACGCGGTAGCAACGGTTATTTATACCAGAGCAATGCGGGCTCAGTTCGCAGTTGTCATGGCAGGGGTTTTTAACTTTTTTGGTGTCTTGCTGGGAGGGTTGAGCGTTGCATATGCCATTGTCCACCTCTTACCAACAGACCTCTTGCTTAATGTGAGCTCAGCTCACGGCCTTGCAATGGTTTTCTCATTGCTCTTGGCTGCAATTATTTGGAACCTTGGAACTTGGTACTTAGGTATTCCTGCTTCCAGTTCACACACACTTATCGGGGCGATAATCGGGGTGGGCTTAACCAACGCGATTGTGACTGATTCGTCTGTCGTTGATGCCTTGAATATACCGAAAATGATCAGTATTTTCATGTCATTAATTTTGTCTCCCGCTATCGGTTTTGTGATTGCCGGTTTGATGATTTTCTTTTTGCGCCGTTATTGGAGTGGCACAAAGAAACGTCGTCGTATTCACTTAACACCTGCGGAACGTGAGAAAAAAGATGGTAAGCGTAAGCCGCCATTCTGGACCCGTACTGCGTTGATTTTGTCAGCAGTTGGGGTGAGTTTCTCCCATGGTGCGAACGATGGCCAGAAAGGCATCGGTCTTATCATGCTGGTGCTAATTGGTGTTGCTCCAGCAGGTTTCGTTATGAATATGAATTCTAACGGTTATGACATCGCAAAAACACATGATGCGGTTGTCCACCTGCAACAATACTATGAAACACATAAACCAGCGTTAAACCATGCAATAGAAAATGCCCCGACCGTTGCAGTAAGTAGTGATGAACTCGGTGGTGAATTCCATTGTGATAGCACACGTACTGGCGCTATTTTAAATCAAGCGCAAACGATGCTTGATGGCATTCAAAGTTATGAAGAGCTGACGCCAGACCAACGTAACCACGCACGCCGTTTGCTGATGTGTATCTCTGATACTGCGAATGCGGTTGCAAAATTACCAGAAACCAGTTCCAAAGATGCCAGCTTACTGAAAAAACTCAGTAATGATTTGCTGTATACCGTTGAATATGCACCATTGTGGATCATTATTGCGGTTGCTTTAGCATTATCATTAGGCACCATGTTTGGTTGGCAGCGTGTTGCTGTGACCATTGGTGAGAAAATTGGTAAGAAAGGTATGACTTATGCGCAAGGTGTATCTGCTCAGGTAACTGCGGCAGTCTCTATCGGTGTGGCAAGTTATACTGGTATGCCAGTTTCAACAACGCAGGTTTTATCTTCTGCAGTGGCGGGTACGATGGTTGTCGATGGTGGTGGTGTACAAACAAAAACCATTAAAAGCATTGCGCTAGCATGGTTATTAACTTTACCGGTGTCCATTGTGTTATCCGGCGGTTTATACTGGCTATCGCTGTTGTTTATCTAGTCGCGCTAATTTTGGCTTCATACATGAGTATGGAGCCTTTAACAGTTACATGAACACAGTAATCTACATATACAAAATAGTGATGATCGAAAGGCCATCACTATTTTTTCATTAGAAAGTTACGATCATAGTTAACCTGTTATCAATAAATACGCTAAACTCACGATAACAAGTATGCTGAGCCTGCTTATCATCATGAATTGCTTACGGATTCGCTCACAACGCAAAATAACTTCAGGGTCATAATGTTCAAGGTATTGTTTGTTATTTATGTATCGAACTAACCGGAGTTGTTTGTTTAGCTGGCCGTGTGTAGTAAAAAAACCATTACCATCAACGGATTGATAAAGCAGAGGGTCTGAATCCCTTAAAATAGACAATAGAACACGAACGGAAGAAAAGTACCGCATCATATTTAAGATGCACAAAATGCATAATGCCCAAAACAATGCAATCATACTGAACATAATCCTCTCCTTAGAACCTAGCTCAAGCTCACAGCAATTGTCGCAAAGGAAATACAGCAGAAAAATTATACTTATACTCAGTTATTTTATTGTAGGATAAATTATTGTTTAAAAAAAGTGCAATTAGCGTAAATTTGTGATGACCTTTTGTTTATATTGAAGAAAATAAACCTGAGTTACTGAACTTTAATATCACAGTTTGCTGGGCAACTTTGTTGTTTTACTAAGCTAAAGAGTCTCCATAACTCGAATTTTTTAGGGCAATATATTAATATTGAATGAATGATGTTATTGTTTTATAAAATGTTATATGAAGTGATGATTTTAAGGTTAATCTGCTTAGATGTGATCAAAGCAACACTTAATAATCACAATTAGCAGGTATAGTATTCATAAAGATGTGGTGAAGGCATAACCACCAGATAATCAGCATTCGGAAGGAGTTTACTTATGGCTTACAAACATATTCTCGTTGCGGTAGATTTATCACCTGAAAGTAAAGTATTACTGGATAAGGCTGTCTCTATGGCAAAACCTTACGGGGCCAAAGTATCTATGATCCATGTTGATGTTAACTATTCAGACCTCTATACCGGTCTTATTGATGTCAATCTTGGTGACATGCAGCAACGTATTACTGATGAAACGCGTAATGCTCTGAAGGATTTGTCTGCAGGTGCAGGTTATGAAATTCAAGAAACACTCAGCGGTAGCGGTGATCTAGGCCAAGTACTGGTCGATGCCATTAAAAAATACAATATGGATTTAGTGGTCTGTGGGCACCACCAAGATTTCTGGAGCAAGCTGATGTCGTCTGCTCGCCAGCTAATCAATACAGTCCATGTGGATATGTTGATTGTACCACTAAATGATGATGAAGAATAATCCATATTACGCCATTTGAAATATTATTCACTAAAAACGCTTGCTT of Providencia rettgeri contains these proteins:
- the uspA gene encoding Universal stress protein A, with translation MAYKHILVAVDLSPESKVLLDKAVSMAKPYGAKVSMIHVDVNYSDLYTGLIDVNLGDMQQRITDETRNALKDLSAGAGYEIQETLSGSGDLGQVLVDAIKKYNMDLVVCGHHQDFWSKLMSSARQLINTVHVDMLIVPLNDDEE